A single genomic interval of Musa acuminata AAA Group cultivar baxijiao chromosome BXJ3-4, Cavendish_Baxijiao_AAA, whole genome shotgun sequence harbors:
- the LOC103983264 gene encoding probable galactinol--sucrose galactosyltransferase 2, whose protein sequence is MIASFPSPLRLRSPFRCPRPLFPRENGGRRRRGWTWRSSMCLAAAPFVKDGALRVNGRDALTSVPQNVVVSPPLMDGAAAFLGAVADREDSRHVFKLGVLRDYRLLCLFRFKIWWMIPRMGTAGSDVPFETQMLLLEARQYEAVDGGVREAAANPAFYILFLPVLDGDYRSSLQGNSSDELEFCIESGDPATTGSRFLEAVFVSHGSNPFDLMKESMKMLEKHKGTFSVREHKMKPGVLDYFGWCTWDAFYFDVNPQGIEDGLKSLSKGGTPPKFLLIDDGWQDTSNEFQKEGEPAAEGSQYGARLVSVKENNKFRRTADGASNNGATSLKDFVSNIKQTYGLRYVYVWHALMGYWGGVSPDAAETKKYNSKLVYPVQSPGNLSHSRDLTMDCMEKYGVGMVDPEKAFDFYDDLHSYLMSQNIDGVKVDVQNILETIGTSHGGRVSLAHRFHEALEKSIAKNFQDNSIICCMAQSTDSIYSSKVNSITRASDDYMPRNMLSQTLHVAAVAFNSMWLGEVMVPDWDMFYSLHYAAEFHAAARALGGCGVYISDKPNQHDFELLKKLVLPDGSILRAKYPGRPTRDCLFDDPVMDGKSLLKIWNHNKCTGILGIFNCQGAGTWPCLKVPSTPSSEVTYLTGHVSPGDVEYLEEVAGDNWTGDCAVYSYHDGSLSILPKNGSLDVTLNVLQCKLFTISPIKSYDDTIQFAPIGLIKMYNSGGAIEAMDFVSDGSLCRLSIKGRGSGLFGAYSSLKPKVCTVNSTSEEFMFKDDNHMLTLTIPSGVDYWEICVCFDA, encoded by the exons aTGATTGCGTCTTTTCCTAGTCCCCTACGACTGCGCTCCCCCTTCCGGTGCCCCAGGCCTCTGTTTCCCCGAGAAAATGGGGGGCGCCGGAGGCGGGGATGGACTTGGAGGAGCTCCATGTGCTTGGCTGCTGCGCCGTTCGTCAAGGACGGAGCTCTGAGGGTCAATGGCAGAGATGCGTTAACCAGCGTGCCCCAGAATGTCGTCGTCTCGCCGCCGTTGATGGATGGAGCAGCGGCGTTCTTGGGCGCGGTGGCCGATCGAGAGGACTCGCGGCACGTCTTCAAACTCGGTGTTCTTAG GGACTACCGACTACTTTGCTTATTCAGGTTCAAGATCTGGTGGATGATTCCCCGCATGGGGACTGCAGGCAGTGATGTGCCTTTTGAGACCCAAATGCTGCTTCTTGAAGCAAGACAATATGAGGCTGTTGATGGAGGAGTTCGCGAAGCCGCAGCCAATCCAGCATTCTATATACTCTTCTTGCCTGTCTTAGATGGTGATTACAGAAGCAGCTTGCAGGGGAACTCCTCAGATGAACTTGAGTTCTGCATTGAAAGTG GTGATCCAGCGACGACAGGATCCCGGTTCCTGGAAGCAGTGTTTGTGAGTCACGGGAGCAATCCATTTGACCTCATGAAGGAATCCATGAA AATGCTAGAGAAACACAAGGGGACCTTTTCAGTGCGTGAGCATAAAATG AAACCTGGAGTGCTGGATTATTTTGGCTGGTGCACTTGGGATGCTTTCTACTTTGATGTTAATCCTCAAGGAATTGAAGATGGATTGAAGAG TTTATCGAAAGGAGGCACACCGCCAAAATTCCTACTGATAGATGATGGTTGGCAGGACACCTCAAATGAATTCCAGAAAGAAGGTGAACCAGCTGCTGAAGGATCTCA GTATGGTGCTAGACTAGTCAGTGTTAAAGAGAACAACAAATTCCGAAGAACAGCAGATGGAGCCTCAAACAATGGAGCTACTTCTTTGAAGGATTTTGTTTCAAATATAAAGCAAACATATGGACTAAG GTATGTCTATGTATGGCACGCACTGATGGGATACTGGGGAGGAGTAAGTCCAGATGCAGCAGAAACAAAGAAGTACAATTCAAAGCTAGTTTATCCTGTTCAATCTCCAGGAAATCTTTCACATTCCAGAGACTTGACTATGGATTGCATGGAGAAGTATGGGGTTGGCATGGTCGACCCTGAGAAAGCATTCGATTTCTATGATGATCTGCACAGCTATCTCATGTCACAAAATATAGATGGAGTTAAAGTGGATGTACAAAATATCCTGGAAACAATTGGAACAAGTCATGGTGGCCGGGTATCCTTGGCTCATCGCTTTCATGAGGCACTCGAGAAATCTATCGCGAAGAACTTTCAGGATAATAGTATCATATGCTGCATGGCACAAAGCACAGACTCAATATACAG TTCGAAAGTGAACTCTATTACCAGAGCCTCAGATGATTACATGCCAAGAAACATGTTATCACAGACACTTCATGTTGCTGCTGTTGCATTCAATAGTATGTGGCTTGGAGAAGTTATGGTCCCAGACTGGGATATGTTCTAT AGCCTCCATTATGCCGCAGAGTTCCATGCAGCTGCAAgagctttgggaggttgtggagtcTACATCAG TGACAAACCAAAtcagcatgattttgagcttcttAAAAAGCTTGTTCTTCCCGATGGATCAATCCTCAGAGCTAAATATCCCGGGAGGCCTACTCGAGATTGTTTATTTGATGATCCAGTGATGGATGGGAAAAG CCTTCTGAAGATATGGAATCATAACAAATGTACTGGAATCCTTGGCATCTTCAATTGTCAGGGTGCAGGGACATGGCCATGCCTTAAAGTTCCAAGTACTCCAAGTTCTGAGGTCACATACCTCACTGGCCATGTTAGCCCTGGTGATGTTGAGTATCTTGAAGAGGTTGCAGGTGATAATTGGACTGGTGATTGTGCAGTTTACTCCTACCATGATG GATCTCTCTCCATATTGCCAAAGAATGGATCACTGGATGTCACACTAAATGTTCTGCAGTGCAAACTTTTCACCATATCTCCAATCAAG AGCTACGACGATACCATCCAATTTGCACCGATCGGACTGATCAAAATGTACAACTCTGGTGGTGCCATCGAAGCCATGGACTTCGTGAGCGATGGATCTTTGTGCCGTTTGAGCATCAAAGGCAGAGGATCTGGTCTTTTTGGAGCTTATTCCAGCTTAAAACCCAAAGTTTGCACAGTTAACTCAACAtctgaggagttcatgttcaagGATGACAACCACATGCTGACACTAACAATTCCTTCAGGAGTGGATTACTGGGAAATATGTGTTTGTTTTGATGCATGA